A stretch of DNA from Parvularcula bermudensis HTCC2503:
CGCAAATACCGAGCTTGATATCGGCCCGGGTCTGCCGGCCCCGTTCCGCGCCGATTTCCACCAACGCGCCAACGCCCTTGGGATCGAGGGACACAAAGGGATCGGTCTCGACCAACCCCTCCCTGATATAGAAAGGCATAAAGGCCCCCGAATCGTCCCGTGACAGACCATAGGTCGTCTGGGTCAGGTCGTTCGTCCCAAAGGAGAAGAAGGCCGCCTCCTCGGCGATCTCATCGGCGATCAACGCCGCCCGCGGCAATTCCACCATTGTGCCGACCAGATAATCGAGGATCCGTCCCTTATCGGCGAACACTTCGGTGGCCACCGCGTCGATCCGGCTCTTCAAGAAGGCCAGTTCTTTCTTCATGGAAACGAGCGGCACCATGATTTCGGGCACGACGGCATCGCCGGTCTCGGCCGCGACCTCACAGGCCGCTTCGAGAATGGCCCGCACCTGCATTTCGTAGATCTCAGGGAAGGTGACACCGAGGCGGCAGCCTCGATGGCCGAGCATCGGGTTCTGCTCCGCCAGATCCTTGGCCCGCGCCTTGAGCTGGTCAACAGCGATACCGGAGCCCTGGGCGACTTCCTCAATTTCCTTGTCCGTATGCGGCAGGAATTCATGCAGCGGCGGGTCGAGTAGCCGAACCGTCACCGGCAGCCCCCGCATCACCGTGAACAATTCACGGAAATCGTCGCGCTGGAAGGGCAATAGCTTATCGAGCGCGGCCTTCCGCTCCGTCGCGTCGCGGGCGAGGATCATCTGACGCACGACGGTAATCCGCTCGGCATCGAAGAACATATGCTCCGTCCGGCAAAGGCCGATCCCTTCGGCGCCAAACCCCCGGGCCGTCTTGGCATCGAGGGGGGTTTCGGCGTTGGCCCGCACCTTCATGCGCCGGGCCTTGTCCGCCCACACCATCAATTTGGCGAAATCGCCGGACAATTCAGGTTCGATTGTCTTCACGGCCCCGAAGAAGACCTCACCGGTGGCGCCGTCGAGAGTGATCTGATCCCCCGCCGACACGGTTCGACCACTGACCGTAAAGGCGGTTCCCGCTTTATCGATTCGCACCTCGGCCGCACCGCAGACGCAAGGACGTCCCATGCCGCGCGCGACCACCGCCGCGTGAGAGGTCATCCCCCCCCGCGCCGTGACGATCCCCACGGCGGCGTGCATCCCGTGAATATCCTCGGGGCTGGTTTCCGTCCGCACTAGGATAACCTTCTGGCCGTCATTCGCCAGGCGCTCTGCTTCATCGGCGGTGAACACCACCTTCCCGGAGGCCGCACCGGGACTGGCCGGAAGCCCTTTGGTGAGCAGGTCTCGGGTCGCCTTGGGGTCCAAAGAAGGGTGAAGCAATTGGTCGAGGGCCGCCGGATTCACCCGCAACACGGCCTCCTCCTCGGAAATCTTGCCCTCCTCGGCGAGATCCACGGCGATTTTCAGCGCCGCCTTGGCGGTACGTTTGCCGTTCCGCGTTTGCAGCATCCAGAGTTTGCCCTCCTGGATGGTGAACTCAATGTCCTGCATGTCGCGGTAATGGTTCTCAAGGGTCTGGAAGATCGCCGTCAGTTCCTTGAACGTCTCCGGCATCACCTCCTCAAGGGAGGGGTCTTCATTGCCCTGGCGCTGACGCCCGGCAATCGTCAAGTTCTGCGGTGTGCGGATTCCGGCCACCACGTCCTCACCCTGGGCGTTGACGAGGAATTCACCGTAATAATGATTCTCCCCCGTGGACGGATCACGGGTGAAGGCGACGCCCGTCGCGGACGTGTCCCCCATATTGCCGAATACCATGGCCTGGACGTTCACCGCGGTTCCCCAATCTTCGGGAATCGCATTGAGGCGGCGATATGTCTTGGACCGATCATTCATCCAGGAGCCAAAAACGGCGTCGATCGCGCCCCAGAGTTGCTCATGGACATCCTGGGGAAACGGCTTGCCGAGCTCGGCCTGAACCGCCGCTTCGTATTTGACGATCACCGCCTGCCAATCCGCAGCCGTCAGATCGGTGTCGAGCACATAGTCCCTGTCGTCCTTATAGGTGTCGAGGATTTCTTCAAAGCTATGGTGATCCATCTGAAGGACCACATTCGAATACATCTGAATGAATCGCCGATAGCTGTCATAGGCAAAGCGTTCATCCCCCGCGAGGGCGGCGAGCCCCTTCACGGTCTCTTTGTTGAGGCCCAAATTAAGAACGGTATCCATCATCCCCGGCATGGAGGCGCGGGCGCCTGAACGGACGGAGACGAGCAGCGGCTTTTCGGCATCGCCGAATTTCCGCTCGACGATGCTCTCGACCCGTTCGAGGGCCTTATCCACCGCATCCTTGAGCCCCTCGGGATATTGCCGATTATTGTCGTAAAACGCCGTGCAGACCTCAGTCGTGATCGTAAATCCTGGTGGGACGGGAAGACCAAGCGAGGCCATTTCGGCCAGGTTCGCCCCCTTGCCACCGAGAAGGTTACGCATATCCGTGCGACCGTCTGCCGAACCACCACCGAAATTATAGATATACTGCGTCACGCGATCTGATCCCCCAATGAGGTTGGTAAAGTAGGCTTAGCTGCAAAAGCCGGGCAAATTCATCCTTCAAGCTTAGCGAAGTCTGCAACGTCGCCAAACGCAAGGGCAAGTCGATGAAGGAGGGAAAGACGGTTTTTCCGTAATTCCGGCGCCTCCACATTGACCGTCACCTCGGTAAAAAAGCGGTCGAGGGGCTCCCGTAACGATGAGAGGGCGGCCAGAGCGGCGGTGATATCGTCCTTCGGCAGGGCGGCCGCCAAGGCGGCCTCGACCCCTTCGAGGGCCGTGTAGAGTGCCTGTTCTTCGGCGGCCTCAAGCTGGGCGGTGTCGATCTCGCCCCCAAAGGGCCCGCCCTCCTTCTTCTCTTCCGCCTTCAGGATATTGGCGGCCCGCTTGTAGGCGGCGACGAGATCGCCGCCCTCGGGGGTCGCTAAAAAACGGTCAATCGCGTGAAGACGGGTGACGATGAGCCCTAAATCGTCGCTGTCCGGGGTCAGGACCGCCTCGATATGGTCGTAGCGGTGCCCCTTCTCCTTCAGATAGACCCGCAGGCGATCGTGGAAAAAGCCAAGAAGATCAGCCTGTGCTTTTGTGTCGAGGAGCGGCGCCACACTGTCGCGTAAGGACAAGCGCGCGCCATTCTCAAGCACGAGCTGGATGACCCCGAGGGCCATTCGCCGCAAGGCGAACGGGTCCTTCGACCCCGTCGGCTTTTCACCAATCGACCAGAACATCGCCAGGGTGGTCAATTTATCCGCCAGGGCGACGGTCACGCTCAGCGGCGCGGTGGGAACAAGATCGCCCTGCCCCGCGGGCTTATAATGATCCCTGAGCGCCTCAGCGATGGCCGGGTCCGCCGCCGTCCCGGTTTCGGCGAGGTAGTAATAGCGCGCCATGATCCCCTGCAATTCGGGGAATTCGCCCACCATTTCGGTCGGCAAATCAGCCTTACACAGAAGCGCCGCCCCCCGCGCCGCCGCGGGCGCCGCGCCAAGGGCCAACGCCAGGCGCTCGGCGAGGTCCGCCGTCCGCCCCACTTTCTCCCAGGTCGTGCCAAGTCCGTCGAAATAGGTCACATCCTTGAGACGCTCGGCATGCTGGGCGAGGGGCGTTTTGAGGTCCTGGTGATAAAGGAACCAGGCGTCCGACAGACGGGCGGCCAGCACGCGCTCATACCCTTCCATCATCGCCTGTCCGCCATCGGCGGGGTCGATATTGGCAACGCAGATAAAATGCGGCGCCAAGCGACCGGTCTTCGGATCGCGCACCGAGAAATATTTTTGATGGCCGCGCATGGCGGCGATCAACGCCTCATCGGGGACGGCCAGAAATTTCTCGTCAAACCGGCCCATGCGGGCGACGGGCCATTCGGCAAGCCCAGATACTTCGGCGAGGAGGCCCGGATCCGCGATGACCTCAAGGCCCGCGGCTGACGCCAAAGCCGTCGCTTCGGCCCAGATCTTCTCCTCGCGACGCGCCCCGTCGAGAATGACCTTTCGCGCCAAAAGGGTCTCGCAATAGTCTTCGAACGTCGTCGCCTCGAAGGTCTCAGGCGCTTCAAAGCGGTGGCCGGCGGTGCACGCCCCCGACGTGATCGGCCGTTCGCCATTCTCCAGGGTGAAGGGCACGACCTCCCCCCCAAACGTGCAGAGGATCGAGTGTAGGGGCCGCACCCAGCGCAGCTCGTTCTCGCTCTCGCCCCACCGCATGGATTTCGGCCAGGGGAACGTCTTGAGCAGCTGGGGCAGGCGTTCGGCGAGCAGGTCAGCGGTACGCCGCCCCCGCTGGTCGATCACGGCAACATAAAAGGCGCCTTTGCCGTCCTCTTTCACGATGGCCTCGTCGATTGAGGCGAGGCCCGCAGCCTTCATGAAGCCTTCGATCGCCTTGTCCGGCGCCCCCACCCGCGGCCCTTTGCGTTCCTCACGGCGGTCCGCTTGAGCGTCGGGGAGCCCCGTGACCCTGAGGGTCAGGCGGCGCGCGGTCGCAAAGGCCACCGCCTCGTCAAACGCCAAGGCCTCGGCGGAAAGAAGATCGGTAACGAGCCGCTGCAGATCCGCAGCCCCGCGCTGTTGAAGGCGGGCAGGGATCTCTTCGGAAAACAGCTCTAACAATAGATCCGACATGAGAGGCACCGGTCGAAAGCGCTGGCGTGGATGGCAAGGAGCGATCCCATGGCGCAAGCCCGCCCCGCACTCAAGCCCTGACCCGTCGACGCAAGAATCGCCAACCGCCGGGGTCCATGCTAGGCGCCCGCTCCCGGCGAGGGGTCTCGCTGTCTGAATATCGCAAAGCCTATGACCGATCACGCGGCGGCGCGTCCGCCCCTGTCCTGCTATATCCGTACGAAAAACGAAGCGCGTTTGATCGGCGAGGTGGTTGAGGCCGCCCTGACCGTCGCGCGGGAAGTTGTGATCGTCGATTCAGGCTCGACCGACGACACCGTGGCCCGCGCCCAGGCGGCGGGCGCCCAGGTCTACGATGTCGCCTGGCGGGGAACCGGGCGCCAAAAGCGGGCCGCCGAGGATCTTTGTCACTATCCCTGGCGCCTCGACCTCGATGGCGACGAGGTGTTGAGCCCCGACCTCGCCAAGGAAATTGCCGCCCTGTTCGAGGGCGAAGGACCAAGCGCTGCGGTCTATGCCCTGCCGATGGTCATCGCCCCCCCGATTGGCCCCATCTGGTGGCGGGTCGACCCCGATCAACGCAACAAGCTCTATGATGCGCGGGTTATTCGGATGCCCGACAGCGCAGCGTGGGATCAGCTCGATATTCCCAAGACCATGAAGGTGCCGAAACTCCGGCATCCAATCATTCACCACGCCTTCACCGATATTGGCTTTTTGCTGCGCAAGCAGGAACGGAACATGACCCAGCGGGCGAAATCCGCCCCGCTCAAACCCCTATGGCAACTCCGTATACGTATCGTCCTGGGGCTGCCGGTCTATTTTCTTAAACGGTATGTTCTCAAGGGCCTCTTCCTCAAGGGGATCTATGGGTTCGCCTTTTCGCTCACCATTGCCTATGGACGGTGGCTAAAGGATATCAAAATGTACGAGCGCCATCGCCTCGGGGAGGGTCGCTGATGGCGGATCGTATGACGGCTGAGGAATTTGCGACCCCTTCTGGGCGAAGAAGCGCCCAGCGCGCCCTGTGGCTTGACGATCATGGGTGGCTGCGGACCCTCTACGACAACACCCATGAATTGCCCGGCGGCATGCGGCGAACCTATCAGCCTTCCCCGGGCCGCATCGCGCGTTATGCCCAAGAGGGGGTGAAAACCCTGATCAATTTGCGCGGCATTAAAACAGATGGCCGCCAGTCGGGCGTTTACTGGCTGGAAAAGGAAGCGTGTGAGGCGGCGGGAATCGCCCTCGTCGATCTGCGGGCCTATTCACGCGAAGCGCCGAAGCCGGAATTCCTGGTCGATCTCGACGCCTGCTTTCGGTCTATTGCCTACCCCGCCGTGATGCATTGCAAATCCGGGGCAGATCGCGCGGGGTTGGCGGCGGTTCTTTATCTCTTCTTGAAAGAAGGCTGGCCCCTGGAGGAAGCCCTCGCCCAGCTCACCTATCGCTATGGCCACGTCAAATCGGGCAAGACAGGGGTCCTCGACCATTTCTTCGCCGTCTATCGCGAGGCCGCAAGGCGGGACGGGGTCGTGCCGAACCGTGACCATTTCCTCAATTGGGTGGAAACGGCGTATGTTCGAGATGAGGTGACGGCGGGCTTTACCCCCGGGGCGCTTGGCTCTCTCCTCACGGAAGTCATTTTGCGGCGGGAATAGATCGAAAGGCCAAGGCGCCCTGGTCACAGGCCCCTCGGTGAGGTCTTTTTAGCTCTCTACACCCCCTATCAATCGGCAACGCCTCGTCTCTCCATCCGCG
This window harbors:
- the ppdK gene encoding pyruvate, phosphate dikinase; the protein is MTQYIYNFGGGSADGRTDMRNLLGGKGANLAEMASLGLPVPPGFTITTEVCTAFYDNNRQYPEGLKDAVDKALERVESIVERKFGDAEKPLLVSVRSGARASMPGMMDTVLNLGLNKETVKGLAALAGDERFAYDSYRRFIQMYSNVVLQMDHHSFEEILDTYKDDRDYVLDTDLTAADWQAVIVKYEAAVQAELGKPFPQDVHEQLWGAIDAVFGSWMNDRSKTYRRLNAIPEDWGTAVNVQAMVFGNMGDTSATGVAFTRDPSTGENHYYGEFLVNAQGEDVVAGIRTPQNLTIAGRQRQGNEDPSLEEVMPETFKELTAIFQTLENHYRDMQDIEFTIQEGKLWMLQTRNGKRTAKAALKIAVDLAEEGKISEEEAVLRVNPAALDQLLHPSLDPKATRDLLTKGLPASPGAASGKVVFTADEAERLANDGQKVILVRTETSPEDIHGMHAAVGIVTARGGMTSHAAVVARGMGRPCVCGAAEVRIDKAGTAFTVSGRTVSAGDQITLDGATGEVFFGAVKTIEPELSGDFAKLMVWADKARRMKVRANAETPLDAKTARGFGAEGIGLCRTEHMFFDAERITVVRQMILARDATERKAALDKLLPFQRDDFRELFTVMRGLPVTVRLLDPPLHEFLPHTDKEIEEVAQGSGIAVDQLKARAKDLAEQNPMLGHRGCRLGVTFPEIYEMQVRAILEAACEVAAETGDAVVPEIMVPLVSMKKELAFLKSRIDAVATEVFADKGRILDYLVGTMVELPRAALIADEIAEEAAFFSFGTNDLTQTTYGLSRDDSGAFMPFYIREGLVETDPFVSLDPKGVGALVEIGAERGRQTRADIKLGICGEHGGDPASISICERIGLDYVSCSPYRVPIARLAAAQASLSGDDD
- the glyS gene encoding glycine--tRNA ligase subunit beta, yielding MSDLLLELFSEEIPARLQQRGAADLQRLVTDLLSAEALAFDEAVAFATARRLTLRVTGLPDAQADRREERKGPRVGAPDKAIEGFMKAAGLASIDEAIVKEDGKGAFYVAVIDQRGRRTADLLAERLPQLLKTFPWPKSMRWGESENELRWVRPLHSILCTFGGEVVPFTLENGERPITSGACTAGHRFEAPETFEATTFEDYCETLLARKVILDGARREEKIWAEATALASAAGLEVIADPGLLAEVSGLAEWPVARMGRFDEKFLAVPDEALIAAMRGHQKYFSVRDPKTGRLAPHFICVANIDPADGGQAMMEGYERVLAARLSDAWFLYHQDLKTPLAQHAERLKDVTYFDGLGTTWEKVGRTADLAERLALALGAAPAAARGAALLCKADLPTEMVGEFPELQGIMARYYYLAETGTAADPAIAEALRDHYKPAGQGDLVPTAPLSVTVALADKLTTLAMFWSIGEKPTGSKDPFALRRMALGVIQLVLENGARLSLRDSVAPLLDTKAQADLLGFFHDRLRVYLKEKGHRYDHIEAVLTPDSDDLGLIVTRLHAIDRFLATPEGGDLVAAYKRAANILKAEEKKEGGPFGGEIDTAQLEAAEEQALYTALEGVEAALAAALPKDDITAALAALSSLREPLDRFFTEVTVNVEAPELRKNRLSLLHRLALAFGDVADFAKLEG
- a CDS encoding glycosyltransferase family 2 protein; this encodes MTDHAAARPPLSCYIRTKNEARLIGEVVEAALTVAREVVIVDSGSTDDTVARAQAAGAQVYDVAWRGTGRQKRAAEDLCHYPWRLDLDGDEVLSPDLAKEIAALFEGEGPSAAVYALPMVIAPPIGPIWWRVDPDQRNKLYDARVIRMPDSAAWDQLDIPKTMKVPKLRHPIIHHAFTDIGFLLRKQERNMTQRAKSAPLKPLWQLRIRIVLGLPVYFLKRYVLKGLFLKGIYGFAFSLTIAYGRWLKDIKMYERHRLGEGR